CGCCGCGATGAGGCTGTCCGCCATCTCCTTGCGGCAGATCAGCAGGTCGGGCATCGCGACGTCTTGCTGGTTGTAGACGAGCGGCGCACCGTCGATGCGCGAGGCGTGGAGGCCGTGCGCGAGCGCCACCGCCGCGGGCGCGGCACTGTCCCACTCATATTGACCGCCGGTGTGGAGATAGATATCGGCCTCGCCGCGCACCACCGCCATCGCCTTGGCCCCCGCCGAGCCCATCGGCACGAGTTCGGCACCGAAGCTTTCGGCAACGGCCAGCGCTTCGGCAGCAGGGCGCGTGCGGCTGACCAGCATTTTCGGCGGCGTATTAGCGGGCTGGAGCGCGACGGGAGCCCCTGACGTCAGCGTTACATCGAGGCCGGGCAAGGCGACCGCACCGATGACCGGTTCGCCGTCGATCGCGAGTGCGACATGGACGGCCCAATCGCTGCGGCCCTCGCCATATTCACGGGTGCCATCGAGCGGGTCGACGATCCAGACGCGGCTTTTGGTAAGGCGATCAGGGGTGTCCTTGCTCTCCTCCGACAGGATGCCATCATCGGGGCGCTGTTCGCGGAGCGCATGGATCAGGAACTGGTTCGCGACCTGATCGCCGGCCCTGCCGAGCGCCTTGCCGGCGAAGAGGCCGGACTCCCGCACGGTGAGCAGGATGCGCCCCGCGGTCTCGGCGAGATGCGCGGCCAGCGCGGCGTCGTCGAGCGCGGCGCTCATCCCAGCAGCCTGTCGACGATGATGTCGGCGGCCTCATCGGGTGTCATGTTGGTTGTATCGATGCGGATTTCGGGGTTTTCGGGTGCCTCATAGGGGCTGTCGATGCCGGTGAAGTTCTTGAGCTGTCCGGCGCGGGCCTTTTTGTAGAGGCCCTTGACGTCGCGGTGTTCGGCTTCGGCGAGCGGGGTGTCGACGAAGATTTCGATGAACTCGCCCTCGGGCAGCATCGCGCGGACCATCTCGCGCTCGGCCTTGAACGGCGAGATGAAGGCGGTGATGACGATCAGCCCTGCGTCGGTCATCAGCTTCGCGACCTCGCCGACGCGGCGGATATTCTCGATCCGGTCGGCCTCGGTGAAGCCGAGATCGCGGTTCAGCCCGTGGCGGACATTGTCGCCGTCGAGCAGGAAGCTGTGCCGGTTCATCCGGTGCAGCTTCTTCTCGACGAGGTTGGCGATCGTCGACTTGCCCGAGCCCGAGAGGCCGGTGAACCATAGTAGCGCGGGACGCTGGTTCTTGAGGCCCGCGCGCATGTCGCGGTCGATGTCGGTCGCCTGCCAGTGGACATTCTGCGCGCGGCGCAGGCTGAAGTGCAGCATGCCCGCCGCGACCGTCGCATTGGTCAGCTTGTCGATCAGGATGAACCCGCCCAACACCTTGTTTGGGCTTGTGCGATTGTCGCCATAGGCCTCGAAGGTGATCGGCTTGTCGGTCGACAGCTCGACAACCCCGATGCCGTTGAGGTCGAGCGTCTTCGCCGCGAGATGGTCGAGCGTGTTGACGTTGATCTCGTACTTCGGTGCCTGCACCGTCGCCGACACGCTCTGCGTCGCCAGCTTCAGCCAATAGGCGCGCCCCGGGATCATCGCCTCGTCGGCCATCCACACCAAAGTCGCCTCGAACTGGTCGGCCGCCTCGGGCGGATTGTCGGCCGCCGCGATGACGTCGCCGCGCGAGCAGTCGACCTCGTCGGCCAGCGTCAGCGTCACCGACTGGCCCGCGACGGCCTCGTCGAGGTCGCCATCGAGGGTGACAATGCGGGCAACCGCCGTCGTCTTGCCGCTCGGCAGAATACGCACCGCGTCGCCCGGCCTGACCTTGCCGCTCGCAAGCTGGCCCGAGAAGCCGCGGAAGTCGAGGTTGGGCCGGTTGACCCACTGCACCGCCATGCGGAAGGGCTTCGCCTCGTCGGCGGCGCTGCCGACCTCGACGCCTTCCAGATGCTCGATCAGCGCCGGGCCCTTGTACCAGGGCATGTTGTCCGACAGCGCGGTGATATTGTCGCCCTTGAACCCCGAGATCGGGATGGCGGTGAAGTTCGTGATGCCGATCTCGCTCGCAAAGGCGCGGTAGCTGAGCAGGATGCGCTCGAACACCGTCTTGTCGTAATCGACAAGGTCCATCTTGTTCACCGCGAGCACGATATGCTTGATGCCGATCAGATGCGCGAGGAAGCTGTGGCGCCGCGTCTGGGTGAGCACGCCCTTGCGCGCATCGATCAGGATGACGGCGAGGTCGGCGGTCGAGGCGCCGGTGACCATGTTGCGCGTGTACTGTTCGTGCCCCGGGGTGTCGGCGACGATGAACTTGCGCTTTTCCGTCGTGAAAAAGCGATAGGCGACGTCGATCGTGATCCCCTGCTCGCGCTCGGCGGCGAGGCCGTCGACGAGCAGCGCGAAGTCGATCTCCTGCCCCTGCGTGCCGACGCGCTTCGAGTCCGCCTCCAAGGCCGCCAGCTGGTCCTCGAAGATCATCTTCGAGTCATAGAGCAGGCGCCCGATCAGCGTCGATTTGCCGTCGTCGACCGAGCCGCAGGTGATGAAGCGCAGCAGCGACTTTTGCTGATGCTGTTCGAGATAGGCGTCGATATCCTCGGCGATCAGCGCGTCGGTGACATAGACGGGGGTGTCGGAGGGAGCCGGCATCAGAAGTACCCCTCCTGCTTCTTCTTCTCCATGCTGGCGTCGCCGCCGTCCTTGTCGATGATGCGGCCCTGCCGCTCGCTGGTGGTGGTGAGGAGCATTTCCTGGATGACTTCGCTGAGCGTCGTCGCTTCGCTTTCGACCGCGCCGGTCAGCGGATAACAGCCGAGCGTGCGGAAGCGCACCGAGCGCTGAACCGGCACCTCGCCTTCTTTCAGCGGGAAGCGATCGTCGTCGACCATCAGCAACAGGCCGTCACGCTCCACCGTCGGGCGCGGGGCGGCGAAGTAGAGCGGTACGATCGGGATATTCTCGCGCGCGATATATTGCCAGATGTCGAGCTCGGTCCAGTTCGAGATCGGGAACACCCGGATACTCTCCCCCTTCGCCTTCCGGGCGTTGTAGAGGTTCCACAGTTCGGGCCGCTGCTTCTTCGGATCCCAGCCGTGGCTTGCGGTGCGGAAGGAGAAGATGCGTTCTTTCGCGCGGCTCTTTTCCTCGTCGCGCCGCGCGCCGCCGAAAGCGACGTCGAAGCCATGGAGGTCGAGCGCCTGCTTCAGCCCCTCGGTCTTCCACATGTCGGTGTGCAGCGGGCCATGGTCGAACGGGTTGATCCCCCGCGCCTTCGCCTCGGGGTTCTGGTAGACAATGAGCTCCATGCCGCTCTCCGCCGCCATGCGGTCGCGCAGCGCGTACATCGCCTGGAACTTCCACGTCGTGTCGACGTGCAGTAGCGGAAACGGCGGCGGCGAAGGATAAAAGGCCTTGCGCGCCAGATGCAGCATCACCGCACTGTCCTTGCCAACACTGTAAAGCATCACGGGCTTGGCCGCATCCGCCAGCACCTCGCGCATAATGTGAATGCTCTCCGCCTCAAGACGGTCGAGATGGTTGTGCATTTTCGGGGCCGCAGGCATGCGTGGGGAATGGAAGTTCGCCGGTCTCATAGCCGGTTCTTAGGCAGGCTCCGCGTTCGGCTCTTGACGAATCCTGCTATTTTGTAGAATCCTGCTAATTAATCGACTGACTAGATATCTTCGCGCTGAAGGAATGGCGCGATGGCTGGATCGGGGACCGCGCGGTAAAGCGCGGCCTCACGGGAGGTGAGGATGCTGGGAAGCTTCTTTAAAAGCGATCGCGCCATTTATGCGCGGCACCAGTCGGATCTGGTCGTCGAACGCTGTTCGGCGCAGAAGGGCTGGCGCGGGCTGCATCTCGAGGTGGGTCACAATCGCGGCTGCGACGTCCGCTCGCTGATGCTGCAGGGTCATCTGATCGGTATGCAAATCACCGGCCAGCCGATCGCAGTCGAAATCCATGAAAATGGCCGGTGGGTTCCGACCGCGCTGCCCTCGCATCAACTGTTCATCCACCCGGCGGGAACGCCGCTCAATATCCGGCACGATCTGTGGACCCGCTGGGCATTTGCGATCATCGACCATCCGGCGCTGGCGACAAGGCGGGGGCCCGATGACACCTTGGGCTGGTCGGATCACGACCAGATGCTGACCTTGTTGTTCCAGGCGCTGATCGAACAGCTCTGCTACGAGCGGCGCGACACCAGCGGCGACCGGGCGCTCGCCCAGTCGCTGATCG
The Sphingopyxis macrogoltabida genome window above contains:
- a CDS encoding 3'(2'),5'-bisphosphate nucleotidase CysQ, whose protein sequence is MSAALDDAALAAHLAETAGRILLTVRESGLFAGKALGRAGDQVANQFLIHALREQRPDDGILSEESKDTPDRLTKSRVWIVDPLDGTREYGEGRSDWAVHVALAIDGEPVIGAVALPGLDVTLTSGAPVALQPANTPPKMLVSRTRPAAEALAVAESFGAELVPMGSAGAKAMAVVRGEADIYLHTGGQYEWDSAAPAAVALAHGLHASRIDGAPLVYNQQDVAMPDLLICRKEMADSLIAACRNPDTKGRDE
- the cysN gene encoding sulfate adenylyltransferase subunit CysN, translated to MPAPSDTPVYVTDALIAEDIDAYLEQHQQKSLLRFITCGSVDDGKSTLIGRLLYDSKMIFEDQLAALEADSKRVGTQGQEIDFALLVDGLAAEREQGITIDVAYRFFTTEKRKFIVADTPGHEQYTRNMVTGASTADLAVILIDARKGVLTQTRRHSFLAHLIGIKHIVLAVNKMDLVDYDKTVFERILLSYRAFASEIGITNFTAIPISGFKGDNITALSDNMPWYKGPALIEHLEGVEVGSAADEAKPFRMAVQWVNRPNLDFRGFSGQLASGKVRPGDAVRILPSGKTTAVARIVTLDGDLDEAVAGQSVTLTLADEVDCSRGDVIAAADNPPEAADQFEATLVWMADEAMIPGRAYWLKLATQSVSATVQAPKYEINVNTLDHLAAKTLDLNGIGVVELSTDKPITFEAYGDNRTSPNKVLGGFILIDKLTNATVAAGMLHFSLRRAQNVHWQATDIDRDMRAGLKNQRPALLWFTGLSGSGKSTIANLVEKKLHRMNRHSFLLDGDNVRHGLNRDLGFTEADRIENIRRVGEVAKLMTDAGLIVITAFISPFKAEREMVRAMLPEGEFIEIFVDTPLAEAEHRDVKGLYKKARAGQLKNFTGIDSPYEAPENPEIRIDTTNMTPDEAADIIVDRLLG
- the cysD gene encoding sulfate adenylyltransferase subunit CysD, which encodes MPAAPKMHNHLDRLEAESIHIMREVLADAAKPVMLYSVGKDSAVMLHLARKAFYPSPPPFPLLHVDTTWKFQAMYALRDRMAAESGMELIVYQNPEAKARGINPFDHGPLHTDMWKTEGLKQALDLHGFDVAFGGARRDEEKSRAKERIFSFRTASHGWDPKKQRPELWNLYNARKAKGESIRVFPISNWTELDIWQYIARENIPIVPLYFAAPRPTVERDGLLLMVDDDRFPLKEGEVPVQRSVRFRTLGCYPLTGAVESEATTLSEVIQEMLLTTTSERQGRIIDKDGGDASMEKKKQEGYF
- a CDS encoding helix-turn-helix domain-containing protein, producing MLGSFFKSDRAIYARHQSDLVVERCSAQKGWRGLHLEVGHNRGCDVRSLMLQGHLIGMQITGQPIAVEIHENGRWVPTALPSHQLFIHPAGTPLNIRHDLWTRWAFAIIDHPALATRRGPDDTLGWSDHDQMLTLLFQALIEQLCYERRDTSGDRALAQSLIDSFILALHQRAPASSTASARGGIAPYMVADLRAWIERNLEQKIGVQDMADRLGYSCAHFAREFKREVGLTPHGFLHDIRLSTAMDLARRGTPLVDIAHRCGFADQAHLSNAFKSRFGFSPASLRQRSN